The Nitrospirota bacterium genome includes a region encoding these proteins:
- a CDS encoding DUF4388 domain-containing protein, giving the protein MTNHSDENRPEEEHTGSLLDINLTDVLQVLSVNKKTCTLFLKKGNEKGEIYLKDGRIVDAKTGSISGESALFHLLDWEGADFYIGTSVEENVSVRIEKDIHSLILDWIEYRETHRDREEITAQNVSVETVKEEVNTVVDETFEFLKRLEAEGLIKAINNAA; this is encoded by the coding sequence TTGACAAACCACTCTGATGAGAACCGCCCTGAAGAAGAACATACCGGCTCACTCCTCGACATTAACCTGACCGACGTCCTGCAGGTACTCTCTGTAAATAAGAAAACATGCACCCTGTTTCTCAAAAAGGGGAATGAAAAGGGGGAGATCTATCTTAAAGACGGCAGGATCGTTGATGCAAAGACCGGTTCCATTAGCGGGGAATCTGCCCTATTCCATCTGCTTGACTGGGAAGGAGCTGATTTCTATATAGGAACCTCTGTTGAGGAGAATGTAAGTGTACGGATAGAGAAGGACATCCATTCACTCATTCTGGACTGGATAGAGTACCGCGAAACCCATAGGGACAGGGAAGAGATTACTGCACAAAATGTGTCTGTAGAAACAGTAAAAGAAGAAGTCAATACGGTTGTTGATGAGACCTTCGAATTTCTGAAAAGATTAGAGGCAGAAGGCTTAATAAAGGCAATAAATAATGCAGCATGA
- a CDS encoding DUF2283 domain-containing protein → MNDFNVFYDEEEDILYLAKEGEEAEVVEVSPGVNMELDGHGKLIGVELFKASRMFKGVLKSMEKKLHLV, encoded by the coding sequence ATGAATGATTTTAATGTTTTTTACGACGAAGAAGAGGACATTCTCTACCTTGCAAAAGAGGGAGAAGAAGCTGAGGTTGTGGAAGTATCTCCTGGAGTAAACATGGAACTTGACGGTCACGGCAAGCTTATAGGCGTTGAATTGTTTAAAGCATCACGCATGTTTAAGGGTGTTCTTAAATCAATGGAGAAGAAGCTTCATCTTGTATAG
- a CDS encoding nucleotidyl transferase AbiEii/AbiGii toxin family protein produces the protein MITTAELHRVAEKEGLRFDQTEKDYIILWVLWGLTHSGLVRHGWVFKGGTCLRHCYYRGYRFSEDIDFSCSPGGDNLDASLQLLKKADDKVQSDSGIRMTVKEPISVPGDFQMEIPIEYSRGSLRRQGLPQVRIHLTFDEPILETPIVCTIKAKSRYSDLTAFKIQSYTKTEIVSEKLRSLLQQQNKWPRPRDLYDLWYMLCYSGEHFSWAELFPMFQEKCRTRDITPDLSGVTSDSLRELNINVWRDRLGPMLKELPDFELIWKEWTETFRRITGENI, from the coding sequence ATGATTACAACTGCAGAACTACATAGGGTAGCTGAAAAAGAGGGACTCAGATTCGACCAGACTGAAAAGGATTACATTATCCTTTGGGTTCTATGGGGACTGACACATTCAGGGCTGGTTAGGCATGGATGGGTATTCAAGGGGGGGACATGTCTTAGACACTGCTATTACAGGGGGTACAGGTTTTCCGAGGACATTGATTTTAGCTGCAGTCCTGGTGGCGATAATCTTGATGCATCCCTGCAATTACTTAAAAAGGCGGATGACAAGGTACAGAGTGATTCAGGGATCAGGATGACCGTGAAAGAGCCAATATCTGTTCCCGGTGATTTTCAAATGGAGATTCCCATTGAGTACAGCAGGGGTAGCTTGCGCAGGCAAGGGTTGCCACAGGTCAGGATACACCTGACATTCGATGAGCCAATCCTTGAAACACCAATTGTCTGCACAATCAAAGCCAAGTCCAGGTATTCCGACCTTACCGCGTTCAAAATACAATCATACACAAAAACAGAAATCGTTTCGGAGAAGCTGCGTTCCCTTCTCCAGCAGCAGAATAAATGGCCTCGGCCCAGGGATTTATATGACCTCTGGTATATGTTGTGTTACTCTGGCGAACACTTCTCATGGGCTGAGTTATTTCCGATGTTTCAGGAAAAATGCCGGACCAGGGATATCACACCTGATCTTTCCGGGGTGACATCTGACAGTCTCAGGGAATTGAACATAAATGTTTGGCGAGACCGCCTGGGGCCGATGCTTAAGGAGTTACCGGATTTTGAACTTATATGGAAGGAATGGACAGAAACATTTCGTAGAATTACAGGAGAAAATATATGA
- a CDS encoding DUF2283 domain-containing protein → MKVSYDDKTDLLYIRLDEKKQDVINRRVSEDIVLDIGADDRIVGIEILDASRHVTLDRLLPVKYEVLKA, encoded by the coding sequence ATGAAAGTTAGTTATGATGATAAAACTGATCTTCTTTATATCAGGCTGGATGAAAAAAAACAGGACGTTATTAACAGGCGAGTCTCTGAAGATATTGTACTCGATATAGGTGCGGATGATAGAATTGTAGGAATAGAGATTCTTGATGCTTCCAGGCATGTAACCCTGGACAGGCTTCTACCTGTTAAGTATGAGGTTTTGAAAGCGTAG
- a CDS encoding GGDEF domain-containing protein: MQHDGKTKVAVIGAGKEGLKILSLLRKDPDVSLMMLVDPDKSAIGFRLAEYGYRFTSDLDLGLSHRLQSLSSIHNLNLIIDTEPEKYHKDIYSVYLHPAEIMNGSSAGLVWDLKSKTDMVERRHLISDRLNKTLEVVHNSLSAIPHAHALNEVSALLLRAALLGTHAVSSRLTILSKDSGYRIIKDICTGPDLFIKKGRLVSPIGEDYETDNIIRTVVEKRELYQWESGRVIPVLKDDGITAMIWLYYPADSVNFASDDISFIQSHTALFGKSIENALDSEKARVQDIENRILTEPSKIIRSEKPMGQKLNDVNRTLRRLTGAEDSHIYMKDPATGDLVLQATTLKLPFLTGDIRIRSGAGILGEVMERKNLITLSEDNSTAQFAKREDALSIMYLPLVARGEGVGIIAMEFTCLHNLTRGAVTSLDDIGQELAVSLSNDVERHRMSRKILKLYTVNEEGIEILSTVDIEKITALSSSSSAMLLDSEIAIVRLIENEKPVIKSTCGLQLDKTDQILLDIDNELTNTVMQTKIPAMIHDLSEYAEARTKHSLSGDFHYKTAMVLPVIFERKVIGTLSFYNKTASEIFSSLIFSDDDREIAERFIQYIARGIINAKRYSEKQSLITIDDLTGLRNERYLQMRFPEEINRAKRYNRSVSLIFLDVKPADDIIINDVSRLVKETFRYIDVLVRLKDAKFAILLPDTGQTVRDATTRIASALSVLKEKRPELAVYAGYSTYPYDSEDMHELIKKASKLKQY, from the coding sequence ATGCAGCATGACGGCAAGACAAAGGTTGCCGTGATAGGCGCAGGAAAGGAGGGATTAAAGATCCTTTCACTTTTGAGAAAAGACCCTGACGTCTCATTGATGATGCTTGTTGATCCTGACAAATCGGCCATTGGTTTCAGGCTTGCAGAATACGGTTACAGATTTACCAGCGACCTTGATCTTGGCCTCTCTCACAGGCTTCAATCTCTTTCCTCCATACATAATCTAAACCTGATAATAGACACGGAGCCTGAGAAATACCATAAGGATATTTATTCGGTCTACCTCCACCCTGCGGAAATTATGAACGGCTCTTCTGCCGGACTTGTATGGGATCTCAAGTCAAAGACAGACATGGTAGAGAGAAGACACCTCATATCAGACCGGCTGAACAAGACCCTTGAAGTGGTGCATAACAGCCTCTCGGCAATCCCCCATGCACATGCATTAAATGAGGTCAGCGCGCTATTATTGAGAGCCGCACTTCTTGGAACGCATGCTGTCTCATCCCGCCTTACCATATTAAGCAAAGACAGTGGTTACAGGATTATCAAGGACATTTGCACTGGTCCTGACCTTTTCATAAAAAAGGGAAGGCTCGTCTCTCCTATAGGGGAAGATTATGAAACTGACAACATCATAAGAACAGTCGTGGAAAAGAGGGAATTATACCAGTGGGAATCAGGGAGGGTGATACCGGTTCTTAAAGACGATGGCATAACTGCCATGATCTGGCTTTATTATCCTGCTGATAGTGTAAATTTTGCCAGCGACGATATCTCATTCATCCAGTCTCATACAGCCCTGTTTGGAAAATCCATAGAGAATGCCCTTGATTCTGAAAAGGCACGGGTGCAGGATATAGAAAACAGGATTTTGACTGAACCATCCAAGATAATCAGATCTGAAAAACCTATGGGACAAAAACTGAATGACGTAAACAGGACTTTGCGCAGACTCACAGGTGCTGAAGACTCACATATATATATGAAAGACCCTGCTACCGGCGACCTCGTGCTGCAGGCTACAACCCTAAAACTCCCATTCCTGACAGGTGATATAAGGATTAGAAGCGGGGCTGGAATCCTGGGAGAGGTAATGGAAAGAAAGAATCTGATAACACTCTCCGAGGACAACAGTACAGCTCAATTTGCAAAAAGGGAAGATGCCCTTTCTATTATGTACCTTCCGCTTGTGGCAAGAGGTGAAGGTGTGGGTATAATTGCCATGGAATTTACCTGTCTCCACAATCTGACAAGAGGGGCAGTCACATCTCTGGATGATATAGGACAGGAACTGGCAGTCTCTTTAAGCAATGACGTGGAAAGACACCGCATGTCACGGAAGATTCTGAAACTATACACGGTAAATGAAGAGGGAATTGAAATACTCTCGACAGTTGACATTGAAAAGATCACCGCATTGTCATCCTCGTCATCAGCTATGCTCCTTGATTCTGAGATAGCTATTGTCCGTTTGATCGAGAATGAAAAACCAGTTATTAAATCAACCTGCGGCCTTCAGCTGGACAAGACCGATCAGATACTGCTCGACATAGACAACGAACTCACAAATACTGTCATGCAGACAAAGATTCCGGCCATGATTCATGACCTGTCTGAATATGCTGAGGCCCGGACAAAACACTCCTTATCCGGCGACTTTCACTATAAGACGGCAATGGTGCTTCCCGTAATTTTTGAAAGGAAGGTGATCGGGACACTGTCTTTTTATAACAAAACAGCCTCTGAAATATTCAGCAGTCTCATATTCAGTGATGATGACAGAGAGATAGCAGAGCGTTTCATCCAGTATATTGCACGGGGTATAATAAACGCAAAACGTTACAGTGAGAAACAGTCGCTGATAACCATTGACGACCTGACCGGCCTCAGAAATGAGCGTTACCTTCAGATGCGTTTTCCTGAAGAGATTAACCGGGCAAAACGGTATAACCGTTCTGTGTCACTGATATTTCTTGACGTCAAACCTGCAGATGACATCATAATAAATGACGTTTCAAGGTTAGTGAAGGAGACCTTCAGATACATTGACGTCCTTGTCAGACTAAAGGATGCAAAGTTTGCCATACTTCTGCCTGATACAGGTCAGACTGTCAGGGACGCAACAACCAGGATTGCCTCAGCCCTCAGTGTGCTAAAGGAAAAAAGACCTGAACTTGCAGTATATGCGGGATATAGTACGTACCCTTACGACAGTGAAGACATGCACGAATTGATAAAAAAGGCTTCAAAGCTCAAACAATATTAA
- the rny gene encoding ribonuclease Y: protein MEIIEVTILGIAGLIIGVIAGFIIRNRMMEDKVKEGREQAERIIRDAEREAETKRKEIEIEAKDKLYQARMDIERETKDKQTELLSLEKKLGQKETHLDKKGDQLDRKDNDLHRKDRELSTREKLATEKMEQYEQALRSAREQLERISGMSAEEAKKHLMQVMEDEAKFEAAKIMKHIEDEAKNEAEKKAKEIITTAIQRYANEHVTEVAVSVVNLPNDEMKGRIIGREGRNIRALESATGVDFIVDDTPEAVIISGFDPVRREVARQTLEKLIADGRIHPGRIEDLVDKVRKDVEKGMKEDAEKVLFELGIQNVHPEIVKLLGRLKYRTSYGQNNLWHAREVAFICGMMASELKLDVTLCKRMALLHDIGKAVTHEHEGAHTALGLDIAKKYGENAKVQNAIVSHHGDVEPNCVESVLVAASDALSGARPGARRETFEAYIKRLENLEKVATSFKGIDKAYAISAGREIRVIVKHENISDAEAAQIARDMAKKIHDELTYPGQIKVTVIRESRYVELAK, encoded by the coding sequence ATGGAAATTATAGAGGTGACAATTTTAGGAATTGCCGGGCTGATAATCGGGGTAATCGCCGGATTTATTATAAGAAACAGGATGATGGAGGACAAGGTTAAGGAGGGGCGCGAGCAGGCTGAGAGGATAATCAGGGATGCTGAGAGAGAGGCTGAAACAAAGAGAAAAGAAATTGAGATTGAGGCCAAGGATAAACTCTATCAGGCGAGGATGGATATCGAACGTGAAACCAAGGACAAACAGACTGAGCTTTTGAGCCTTGAGAAGAAACTCGGCCAGAAGGAGACCCACCTGGACAAGAAGGGGGATCAGCTGGACAGGAAGGATAATGACCTTCACAGAAAAGACCGGGAACTATCAACCAGGGAAAAGCTTGCCACAGAAAAGATGGAGCAGTATGAGCAGGCATTACGCTCAGCAAGAGAACAACTGGAACGCATATCAGGCATGTCTGCAGAAGAGGCAAAGAAACACCTGATGCAGGTGATGGAGGATGAGGCTAAGTTCGAAGCAGCCAAAATAATGAAGCATATCGAGGATGAGGCAAAAAACGAGGCAGAGAAAAAGGCCAAGGAAATTATAACAACCGCTATCCAGAGGTATGCCAATGAACATGTGACAGAGGTGGCTGTATCAGTTGTAAACCTGCCTAATGATGAGATGAAGGGAAGGATCATCGGAAGGGAAGGACGGAATATACGCGCCCTCGAGAGCGCCACCGGCGTAGACTTTATTGTAGATGATACACCAGAGGCTGTAATTATATCCGGATTTGATCCTGTACGCCGTGAGGTTGCAAGGCAAACCCTTGAGAAACTTATTGCCGACGGCAGGATCCATCCGGGACGCATCGAGGACCTTGTTGACAAGGTGAGGAAGGATGTAGAAAAGGGAATGAAGGAGGATGCAGAGAAGGTATTGTTTGAACTCGGTATCCAGAACGTCCATCCGGAGATTGTTAAACTATTGGGCCGTCTCAAATACAGGACAAGCTATGGCCAGAACAACCTCTGGCATGCAAGAGAGGTGGCCTTTATCTGCGGCATGATGGCATCCGAACTCAAACTTGACGTTACATTATGCAAGAGGATGGCGCTTCTTCATGATATAGGCAAGGCCGTGACCCATGAGCATGAAGGGGCGCATACAGCCCTCGGACTGGATATCGCAAAAAAATATGGCGAGAATGCAAAGGTCCAGAATGCAATAGTCTCACACCACGGGGATGTTGAACCCAACTGTGTTGAGAGTGTACTCGTTGCTGCTTCAGATGCACTGTCCGGAGCCAGACCAGGGGCGAGGAGAGAGACCTTTGAGGCATATATCAAGAGGCTTGAGAACCTGGAGAAGGTTGCAACATCCTTTAAAGGGATAGACAAGGCCTATGCCATATCTGCCGGAAGGGAGATACGAGTCATAGTAAAACATGAAAACATATCCGATGCAGAGGCCGCACAGATCGCACGTGATATGGCAAAGAAGATACATGATGAATTGACATATCCCGGACAGATTAAGGTTACTGTAATAAGGGAAAGCCGGTATGTGGAGCTGGCAAAATAG
- a CDS encoding replication-associated recombination protein A, which translates to MDLFNFTDDKNAPLAWRMRPKRLEDFVGQGHVMAPGKLLRRIITADRVRSLIIFGPPGSGKTAIAHLIANLTKAQFIEINAVTAGIADIRNSIERAREWRDSGNDKTILFIDEIHRFNKAQQDALLPHVEQGIIILIGVSTQNPFFSIIPPLSSRTLIIEFKPLSEEELNIILDRAIACSEERLDNYHVCVTRDAREHLIRSSEGDARRLLNALETGVLTTKPDEKGEILYDLNVAAESVQKKYVQYDDGDSHYDTISAFIKSMRGSDPDASLYWLAKMIYSGEDPLFIARRIVICASEDVGMADPRALTVAVSALHALEAIGMPEGRIPLAEAAVYVATAPKSNASYVGIDAALREIENGVVQAVPDYLKDSSYKGSSRLERGKGYKYPHDYGGFVEQKYLLKPAVYYHPTSNGYEANVRKRAAELNSSKQAGIKDGRGN; encoded by the coding sequence ATGGACTTATTCAATTTCACAGATGATAAAAATGCGCCCCTTGCATGGCGGATGAGGCCTAAGAGGCTTGAGGACTTTGTCGGACAGGGGCACGTAATGGCTCCCGGCAAATTGCTCAGACGCATTATCACCGCAGACAGAGTAAGGTCTCTGATAATCTTTGGCCCTCCGGGAAGCGGCAAGACTGCTATTGCCCATCTGATAGCAAACCTTACAAAGGCACAATTTATCGAGATCAATGCAGTCACTGCAGGGATAGCCGATATACGTAATTCCATAGAACGGGCCAGGGAATGGAGGGACTCCGGAAACGATAAGACCATACTGTTTATTGACGAGATTCACCGGTTCAATAAGGCACAGCAGGATGCCCTGCTCCCGCATGTTGAACAGGGAATCATAATATTAATCGGCGTCTCGACACAAAACCCCTTTTTTTCTATCATACCTCCATTGTCCTCACGGACACTGATCATAGAGTTCAAGCCACTGTCTGAAGAAGAATTGAATATTATCCTCGACAGGGCGATAGCCTGCAGTGAAGAAAGATTGGATAATTATCATGTCTGCGTGACAAGGGATGCCAGGGAGCATCTCATACGCTCTTCAGAAGGAGATGCAAGAAGGCTCTTAAACGCCCTTGAAACAGGCGTCTTAACTACAAAACCGGATGAAAAAGGAGAGATATTATATGATCTGAATGTTGCAGCAGAATCTGTTCAGAAGAAGTATGTTCAGTATGATGACGGAGACAGCCACTATGACACGATATCGGCCTTTATAAAGAGTATGCGGGGGTCTGATCCTGATGCCTCCCTCTACTGGCTTGCAAAAATGATCTACTCAGGGGAAGATCCTCTCTTTATAGCAAGGCGAATCGTAATCTGCGCATCTGAGGATGTCGGCATGGCGGACCCACGGGCGCTGACTGTTGCAGTTTCAGCGCTTCATGCGCTCGAGGCCATTGGGATGCCTGAGGGGAGGATACCCCTTGCAGAGGCAGCAGTCTATGTGGCTACTGCACCAAAGAGCAATGCCTCCTACGTTGGAATTGATGCGGCATTGAGAGAAATCGAAAATGGGGTGGTTCAGGCTGTTCCGGATTACCTGAAAGACAGCAGCTACAAAGGTTCTTCAAGGCTTGAGAGGGGAAAGGGTTACAAATATCCACATGATTACGGAGGTTTTGTGGAGCAGAAATATTTGCTGAAGCCGGCCGTTTATTATCACCCGACTTCAAACGGTTACGAGGCAAATGTCAGGAAGAGGGCTGCAGAATTAAATTCGTCAAAACAGGCAGGGATTAAGGACGGAAGGGGAAATTAA
- the zapB gene encoding cell division protein ZapB: MSIDKIKVLEDRVTQVMEYIKRLQTEKIELEKRLQEKDSINKDLQQKVDSYKKTEEEFNRMKDERGEVRTRIEKLLDSLKGVGGGSQLIE; this comes from the coding sequence ATGAGTATAGACAAGATTAAAGTGTTGGAAGACCGTGTAACCCAGGTTATGGAGTATATCAAAAGACTCCAGACCGAGAAAATCGAACTCGAGAAGAGGCTTCAGGAGAAGGATTCCATTAATAAAGACCTCCAGCAGAAGGTTGATTCATATAAGAAGACGGAAGAGGAGTTCAACAGGATGAAAGATGAAAGGGGCGAGGTCCGTACAAGGATCGAGAAATTATTGGACTCATTAAAAGGAGTGGGAGGTGGCAGCCAACTCATTGAATAA
- a CDS encoding TIGR00282 family metallophosphoesterase, whose translation MRILFIGDIIGEAGRKTISKRLEAVVDEYRINLVIANGENAAGGFGITPKIADELLDAGINVITSGNHIWDKKEIVPYLEKEGRLLRPANYPDGVPGHGSFTAYTNTRDKVVVLNLTGRVFMGNFDCPFRCFDREYKRLKAESDIIIVDFHAEATSEKIAFGWYADGKVSAIIGTHTHVQTADEQILPKGTAYITDVGMTGPLNSVIGIEKDMVIEKYLTLMPKRFEVAKGRPVLSGAVIDINETDGKATSIERLHLSDG comes from the coding sequence ATGCGCATACTTTTTATAGGTGACATCATAGGCGAGGCCGGACGGAAGACCATTTCAAAAAGACTTGAGGCGGTTGTTGATGAATACCGCATCAACCTTGTCATTGCAAATGGTGAAAATGCAGCAGGCGGTTTTGGCATAACGCCCAAGATTGCGGATGAACTGTTAGATGCCGGGATCAATGTAATTACCTCAGGCAATCACATATGGGACAAGAAGGAGATCGTCCCCTATCTTGAAAAGGAGGGAAGGCTCCTGAGGCCTGCAAACTACCCTGATGGCGTCCCAGGACACGGAAGTTTCACAGCCTATACGAATACGCGTGATAAGGTGGTGGTCCTTAATCTCACCGGCCGGGTCTTTATGGGAAATTTCGACTGCCCATTTCGTTGTTTTGACCGTGAATACAAGAGGCTCAAGGCTGAATCAGACATCATCATTGTTGACTTTCATGCTGAGGCAACGTCTGAAAAGATTGCCTTCGGCTGGTATGCGGATGGAAAGGTTTCCGCAATCATCGGCACTCATACGCATGTCCAGACAGCTGATGAACAGATCCTGCCAAAGGGGACAGCCTATATTACTGATGTTGGGATGACCGGCCCCTTAAACTCCGTGATAGGCATAGAGAAGGATATGGTGATTGAGAAATACCTGACCCTGATGCCAAAACGCTTTGAAGTGGCCAAAGGCCGTCCTGTCCTCTCAGGCGCTGTCATTGACATCAATGAGACGGACGGAAAGGCAACGTCAATAGAAAGGCTGCATTTAAGCGATGGATGA
- a CDS encoding exodeoxyribonuclease VII large subunit: MDEQTEMPFRQILTVSELTSVIKSTLEGNFTDVWVEGEIYNFRVPSSGHIYFTLKDNTSQIKAVLFRSSGRMLKFVPKDGLHVLCRGRITVYEFRGEYQIVIEYIEPKGVGALLMAFEQLKERLSKEGLFNETRKRPIPAFPRKIGIVTSPTGAAIRDILKVIDRRFANVEIVIAPAAVQGERAAPEIVDAIAALNSLEGIEVIIVTRGGGGIEDLWPFNEEAVARAIYNSGIPVISAVGHEIDYTISDFVADLRAPTPSAAAEMVVKNKEDIQRYIGTLHQRLLYAKNTFFEKKREQIYSLSRRIFSPAREIGRRFQRLDEIDTRLINGIQRIIKDRQHHIEKLIKDVNSFNPRNKIVLNKQRMDAMINSLCRNFFHLVELKKKEFHSLIAMLDNLSPLAILSRGYSITYKLPDRTIVKLSSEVQRGDKVDVRLHEGAITCIVEEIKYAFKAKTG; this comes from the coding sequence ATGGATGAGCAGACAGAGATGCCGTTCCGGCAGATCCTCACAGTCTCTGAACTTACCTCTGTTATCAAATCCACTCTTGAAGGAAATTTTACCGACGTCTGGGTAGAAGGTGAAATCTACAATTTCCGTGTACCCTCCTCAGGACACATCTATTTTACCCTGAAAGACAACACATCCCAGATAAAGGCGGTGTTGTTCCGCTCCTCAGGCCGTATGCTCAAATTTGTGCCGAAGGACGGCCTTCATGTCCTCTGCCGCGGCAGGATAACTGTGTATGAGTTCAGGGGAGAATATCAGATCGTTATAGAATACATAGAGCCAAAGGGCGTTGGGGCGCTCCTCATGGCCTTTGAACAATTAAAGGAGAGGCTTTCCAAAGAAGGTTTGTTTAATGAAACAAGGAAGAGGCCGATACCGGCCTTCCCCAGAAAGATAGGCATAGTTACATCACCCACAGGCGCTGCAATAAGGGATATCCTTAAAGTGATAGACAGGCGTTTCGCCAATGTGGAAATAGTGATCGCCCCTGCAGCGGTACAGGGGGAGAGGGCAGCGCCTGAGATCGTTGATGCAATTGCTGCGCTGAATAGCCTGGAAGGGATTGAGGTTATTATAGTCACAAGAGGAGGAGGAGGAATAGAAGACCTCTGGCCCTTTAATGAAGAGGCAGTGGCACGGGCAATATACAACTCAGGCATACCTGTCATTTCCGCTGTAGGACATGAGATAGACTACACTATCTCTGACTTTGTTGCAGACCTGCGGGCGCCTACGCCATCTGCAGCAGCAGAAATGGTCGTTAAAAACAAGGAAGATATCCAGCGGTATATCGGGACACTCCATCAGAGGCTGTTGTATGCAAAGAACACCTTCTTTGAAAAGAAGAGGGAGCAAATATACTCACTGAGCCGAAGGATATTCAGCCCGGCACGTGAGATCGGAAGGCGTTTTCAGAGGCTGGATGAAATAGATACGAGGCTGATCAACGGGATTCAGCGGATCATTAAAGACAGACAACATCACATCGAGAAACTGATCAAGGATGTAAACTCCTTCAATCCCCGGAATAAAATAGTTCTGAACAAACAGAGAATGGATGCCATGATAAATTCCCTGTGCAGAAATTTCTTTCATCTTGTTGAATTAAAAAAGAAGGAATTCCACAGCCTGATTGCAATGCTCGACAACCTCAGCCCCCTTGCCATCCTGTCGAGGGGTTACAGCATTACATACAAGCTGCCTGACCGGACTATAGTAAAGCTGTCTTCTGAGGTGCAGCGTGGGGATAAGGTAGATGTCAGGCTCCATGAGGGCGCCATTACCTGCATTGTTGAGGAGATTAAATATGCTTTCAAGGCAAAAACAGGTTAG
- a CDS encoding cell division protein ZapA, whose amino-acid sequence MNNGKETGKGIEVEIFGQRYVIKGNNDAGYVLQLAEYVDSKMREMHGRHKLSTPAKTAVLSAINIAHELFVLKKEMEERDSAIEEKADRLLELLSVEFKS is encoded by the coding sequence TTGAATAATGGAAAAGAGACCGGCAAGGGGATTGAAGTAGAGATCTTCGGCCAGAGATATGTCATCAAGGGCAATAATGATGCGGGATACGTTTTGCAATTGGCTGAATATGTTGACTCTAAAATGCGCGAGATGCATGGCAGGCATAAACTGTCCACCCCGGCAAAGACGGCTGTATTGTCTGCAATAAATATTGCCCATGAGTTGTTTGTCTTAAAAAAGGAGATGGAGGAACGGGACTCGGCAATTGAAGAAAAGGCTGACAGACTTCTGGAACTCCTTTCAGTTGAATTTAAGTCGTGA